In Carassius gibelio isolate Cgi1373 ecotype wild population from Czech Republic chromosome B13, carGib1.2-hapl.c, whole genome shotgun sequence, one genomic interval encodes:
- the si:dkey-51a16.9 gene encoding RING finger protein 122, whose translation MTTDISGRLPLNVYVIILGIGLFIFMLSMIFCCYLFRLRRQSTQEQYGYNEVILKGPGKKLSLLGQTCAVCLEEFRSRDELGVCPCSHAFHKKCLVKWLEIRSVCPMCNKPICRLQPDPQQGAEGPQNPLEV comes from the exons ATGACCACAGACATCAGCGGTCGTCTTCCTCTCAATGTCTATGTCATCATTCTTGGGATAGGCCTCTTCATCTTCATGTTGAGCATGATCTTCTGTTGCTACCTGTTCAG ATTGAGGCGACAGAGCACACAAGAACAATATGGATATAATGag GTCATTCTAAAAGGTCCAGGGAAAAAACTGAGTCTTCTTGGA CAGACCTGTGCAGTTTGCTTGGAAGAGTTTCGGAGCCGGGATGAACTGGGGGTTTGCCCTTGTTCTCATGcgtttcacaaaaa GTGTCTGGTGAAGTGGCTGGAAATTCGCAGTGTTTGCCCCATGTGCAACAAGCCCATCTGCAGGCTCCAGCCAGATCCTCAGCAGGGGGCCGAGGGGCCCCAGAACCCCCTGGAGGTGTGA